One Nyctibius grandis isolate bNycGra1 chromosome 17, bNycGra1.pri, whole genome shotgun sequence genomic window carries:
- the CRTC2 gene encoding LOW QUALITY PROTEIN: CREB-regulated transcription coactivator 2 (The sequence of the model RefSeq protein was modified relative to this genomic sequence to represent the inferred CDS: deleted 1 base in 1 codon) translates to MAAAGAGAGPGPGAGSSAGTGASNPRKFSEKIALQKQRQAEETAAFEEVMMEICSTRLQAQKLRLAHSRGPYYSGSLPNVNQIGSGVSDFQGPLHSPLDSARGTRHHGLVERVQRDPRRMMSPLRRYVRQIDSSPYGPTYLSPPPEPSWRRTMPWSNFPTEKGHLFRLPSALNRTNSDSALHTSVMNPNPPDAYLGPAQGAPPPGRRSGFLDGDTDSKVFLFQVPPIEETFDDNKHSLKPWDTKKLSSSSARPRSCEVPGIHVFPSPDQPANVPLIPSALNTGGSLPDLTNLHFPSPLPTPLDPDETPYPSLSGGNSTSNLANTMTHLGISGSLALGTGYDSPGLTSPMQSSLSNPSLQSSLSNPNLQASLRSPSLQSSLSNPSLQSSQSSSSIPSSLSNQSLPSSLSSSLSNPSLPTSPRSQPMQSSPSNPSLPSGLSASSYAPMVQASINTSPRRRVPLSPLTLPMGGDSRRQHPKQFSPTMSPTLSSITQGVPLDTSKLPADQRLPPYPYGQPGLLLQSQPGQKALHQPVPPPPQPALPPAPPARPPVPPVPPSGAAQRPYPPQYQPNASLQQQQQQLGQPLSDFGLGSFEQFGMGESPTGNSGGFPEELGTLSYPPSEGTYDPHVLNRQNLSNCSRHGPVPNIILTGDSPPGISKEIATALAGVPGFEVEAAALGLEEDLRIEPLTLDGLTMLSDPYALLTDPAVEDSFRTDRLQ, encoded by the exons atggcggcggcgggtgcgggggccgggcccgggcccggtGCGGGTTCCTCAGCCGGTACCGGCGCTTCCAACCCGCGGAAGTTCAGCGAGAAGATCGCGCTGCAGAAGCAGCGGCAGGCGGAGGAGACGGCGGCCTTCGAGGAGGTGATGATGGAGATCTGCTCCACCCGG CTGCAGGCGCAGAAGCTGAGGCTGGCGCACAGCCGGGGACCCTACTACAGCGGCTCCCTGCCCAATGTCAACCAGATCGGCAGCGGCGTCTCCGACTTCCAG GGCCCTTTGCACTCGCCGCTGGACTCCGCGCGCGGTACCCGGCACCACGGCCTGGTGGAGCGGGTGCAGCGGGACCCGCGCCGCATGATGTCCCCCCTCCGCCGCTACGTCCGGCAGAT CGACAGCTCTCCCTACGGACCCACCTACCTGTCGCCTCCGCCAGAGCCCAGCTGGAGGAG GACCATGCCCTGGAGTAACTTTCCCACGGAGAAGGGACATTTGTTCAGGCTCCCGTCTGCTCTCAACAG AACAAACTCCGACTCGGCGCTTCACACGAGCGTGATGAACCCCAACCCCCCGGACGCGTACCTGGGCCCCGCGCAGGgcgcgccgccgcccggccgccgcAGCG GTTTTCTGGACGGGGACACAGACAGTAAAG tgtttcttttccaagtgCCTCCCATCGAAGAGACCTTCGACGACAACAAGCATTCGCTGAAGCCCTGGGACACTAAGAAG CTCTCGTCGTCCTCAGCCCGTCCACGGTCCTGCGAAGTCCCCGGGATCCA cGTGTTTCCATCCCCGGACCAGCCTGCCAACGTCCCCCTCATCCCCTCGGCCCTCAACACGGGCGGGTCCCTTCCCGACCTCACCAACCTGCActtcccctccccgctgcccaccCCTCTCGACCCAGACGAGACCCCCTACCCCAGCCTGAGCGGGGGCAACAGCACCAGCAACCTGGCCAACACCATGACGCACTTGGGCATCAGCGGCAGCTTGGCACTGGGCACGGGCTACGACTCGCCAG GACTTACCTCACCTATGCAGAGCTCCCTGAGTAACCCGTCCCTGCAGTCCTCGCTTAGCAACCCCAACCTCCAGGCCTCCCTGCGAAGCCCCTCGCTCCAGTCCTCCCTCAGCAACCCCTCCCTCCAGTCCTCCCAAAGCAGTtcctccatcccttcctccctctccaaccagtccctgccttcctccctctcctcctcgcTCAGCAACCCCTcgctccccacgtccccccgcAGCCAGCCCATGCAGTCTTCCCCCAGCAACCCCAGCCTGCCCTCCGGCTTGAGCGCCTCCTCCTACGCCCCCATGGTGCAGGCGTCCATAAACACCTCGCCCCGCCGACGGGTCCCGCTCAGCCCCCTCACCCTCCCCATGGGTGGCGACTCCAGAAGGCAGCACCCCAAACAGTTCTCACCAACAATGTCACCCACATTGTCCTCCATCACCCAG GGGGTGCCCCTGGACACCAGCAAGCTGCCGGCCGACCAGCGGCTCCCACCGTACCCCTACGGCCAGCCCGGCCTGCTCCTGCAGTCCCAGCCCGGCCAGAAAGCCCTGCACCAGCCCGTgccgccccc cccgcagccggcgctgccccccgcccccccggcaCGGCCCCCGGTGCCCCCGGTGCCGCCGAGCGGGGCTGCGCAGCGCCCGTACCCCCCCCAGTACCAGCCTAAcgcctccctgcagcagcagcagcagcagctggggcagcccctgAGCGACTTCGGCTTGGGCAGC TTCGAGCAGTTCGGGATGGGGGAGAGCCCCACCGGGAACAGCGGCGGCTTCCCCGAGGAGCTGGGGACCCTGAGCTACCCCCCGAGCGAGGGCACCTACGACCCCCACGTCCTCAACCGGCAAAACCTGAGCAACTGCAGCCGCCACGGGCCCGTACCCAACATCATCCTCACAG GGGACTCTCCCCCCGGCATCTCCAAGGAGATCGCCACGGCGCTGGCCGGCGTGCCGGGCTTCGAGGTggaggcggcggcgctgggCCTCGAGGAGGACCTGCGCATCGAGCCGCTCACGCTGGACGGGCTCACCATGCTCAGCGACCCCTACGCCCTCCTCACCGACCCCGCCGTCGAGGACTCCTTCCGCACCGACCGCCTCCAGtga
- the DENND4B gene encoding DENN domain-containing protein 4B produces the protein MSDEKPPQLVDYFVVAGLTDTSRPLEEEGQQHRPARPSEPITDVAVIIRSQGEEVPHGFTCIEATTSGHPVDLNAGLLNNPQMFICYKRGRDKPPLIELGVHYEGKDRPKPGYKILDTTPYSRSANLNSGGPGHQRTFLTYRRAAEPHGHNTLGVTDICLVMPSKGESTPHTFCRVDKNLNTSMWGPALFLCYKIAMAKANTLVYEAGLLGRYPEQDSESFPLPESVPVFCLPMGATIESWPADTKYPLPVFSTFVLTGASGDKVYGAAIQFHEAFPRERLSEKQSLRLGLLSVVDRRPVAGRSLQTRKSICVLSHWPFFDVFRKFLMFIYRYSISGPHVLPLETHISHFMHNVPFPSPQRPRILVQMSPYDNLLLCRPVSSPLPLSGASFLTLLQNLGPDNAVALLVAVLTEQKLLIHSLRPDVLTSVGEALVAMIFPLRWQCPYIPLCPLALADVLCAPVPFIVGIHSSYFDLYEPPRDVICVDLDTNTIFQSEDRKLLSPRSLPRRPCKVLLASLHGLSQQLDEMYSGPGEEASLELLLSDAAAARGRRAQLELEARAAFLRFMACALRGYRSFLRPIAPAPAPAGRDAGSLFALQGFLKSRERAYHRFYGQLLRTQLFTQFIEDCSFASDRDPCLEFFDTCVDKVQAELEKPEDTPLMELDDPRGGEHTVFITPPEQPAGPDGTELPARYRYDGFPTLRPELLEPPRDPLVAQLCQARSSAPSSPAPRRTKQEMKVAQRVAQKYSSVPDMWAKCLLGHCYGLWFLYLPTHVRAAPAKLRALQLAYDVLRKMEAHKVVLPDEVCYRILMQLCGQYGEPVLSVRVLLEMKRAGIVPNTVTYGYYNKAVLESKWPAGTQGGRLRWAKLRNVVLGAAQFRQPLRQRERRAAAAAAPPGGPAPPAPRPSLQRQTTWAGRSLRDPPPAPRLVKSGSLSFPGGTHHGEGRPGEPPVTRPPTLPAAPDPLPPRLRGAPGSADGSLSDVSFATDESDRADEGLGGGGGAAAGGTPRRGLAAKLQQLLSPGKRPSLRPAASAELPTGPRDAAAACPRRGSEQRDGDPPPRRSPAETLLRPRERPESTASESSVSLGSELDLSDTSVGSAGVPKSSEPAADGATGQEPPAVEVLLSSCSRCQGCGALVYDEEVMAGWTSDDSNLNTTCPFCGRSFVPFLSIEIQDFQLPPRAPPFPSPPPLPRSAAEDGSLPPPGAQGPVLSDRRRCLALDEAGPELCNGCADAAVPRRSERVAFAYLSPLVLRKELESLVENEGGEFLAQPELVDSHPIIYWNLVWYFQRLELPSNLPRLLLGSQHVAPAPQAQPPDSPCVRVRLLWDVLAPEPDACPPLYVLWRLHSNVPTRLRCWRPHGHPFSLPFLEAVLSHVGLSEVHKAIALFLEALAAPGGPWHLQRSIYREILFLTLAALGREHMDIAAFDKKYKSAYNKLAGSLGKEELRRRRAQPPSSKAIDCRKSFGATLEC, from the exons ATGTCGGACGAGAAGCCCCCGCAGCTGGTGGACTACTTCGTGGTGGCCGGGCTGACGGACACGTCGCGGCCGCTGGAGGAGGAGGGCCAGCAGCACCGCCCGGCCCGCCCCAGCGAGCCCATCACCGACGTGGCCGTCATCATCCGCTCGCAGGGCGAGGAGGTGCCCCACGGCTTCACCTGCATCGAGGCCACCACCTCGGGCCACCCCGTCGACCTCAACGCCGGGCTGCTCAACAACCCCCAGATGTTCATATGCTACAAGCGTGGTCGGGACAAGCCCCCCCTCATCGAACTGGG GGTGCACTACGAGGGCAAGGACCGCCCGAAGCCGGGCTACAAGATCCTGGACACGACGCCCTACAGCCGCTCGGCCAACCTCAACTCGGGGGGGCCGGGCCACCAACGCACCTTCCTGACGTACCGGCGGGCGGCCGAGCCCCACGGCCACAACACGCTGGGGGTCACCGACATCTGCCTCGTCATGCCCAGCAAGGGCGAGAGCACCCCCCACACCTTCTGCCGGGTGGACAAGAACCTCAACACCAGCATG TGGGGCCCTGCCCTGTTCCTGTGCTACAAGATCGCCATGGCCAAGGCCAACACGCTGGTCTATGAAGCAG GGCTGCTGGGGCGTTACCCCGAGCAGGACAGCGAGTCCTTCCCCCTGCCCGAGTCGGTGCCCGTCTTCTGCCTGCCCATGGGGGCCACCATCGAGAGCTGGCCGGCCGACACCAAGTACCCGCTGCCCGTCTTCTCCACCTTCGTGCTGACCGGCGCCTCAGGCGACAAG GTGTACGGGGCCGCCATCCAGTTCCACGAGGCCTTTCCCCGGGAGCGGCTCTCGGAGAAGCAGAGCCTGCGCCTCGGGCTGCTCAGCGTGGTGGACCGGCGGCCCGTGGCCGGGCGCTCCCTGCAGACCCGCAAGAGCATCTGTGTCCTCTCCCACTGGCCCTTCTTCGACGTCTTCCGCAAGTTCCTCATGTTTATCTACCGTTACTCCATTTCGGGGCCCCACGTGCTGCCCCTCGAGAC GCACATCTCGCACTTCATGCACAACGTCCCCTTCCCGTCTCCGCAGCGGCCACGCATCCTCGTCCAG ATGTCCCCGTACGACAACCTGCTGCTGTGCCGGCCCGTGTCCTCCCCGCTGCCGCTCAG CGGTGCCAGCTTCCTGACGCTGCTGCAGAACCTGGGCCCCGACAACGCGGTGGCCCTGCTGGTGGCCGTGCTGACCGAGCAGAAGCTGCTCATCCACTCCCTGCGCCCCGACGTCCTGACCAGCGTGGGCGAAGCCTTGGTGGCG ATGATCTTCCCCCTGCGCTGGCAGTGCCCCTACATCCCGCTGTGCCCGCTGGCGCTGGCTGACGTGCTGTGTGCCCCCGTGCCCTTCATTGTAGGCATCCACTCCAGCTACTTCGACCTCTACGAGCCCCCCAGGGACGTCATCTGCGTCGACCTGGACACCAACACCATCTTCCA GAGCGAGGACCGCAAGCTGCTGtccccccgctccctgccccgcCGGCCCTGCAAGGTGCTGCTGGCCTCGCTGCACGgcctctcccagcagctggaCGAGA TGTACAGCGGGCCGGGCGAGGAGGCGtcgctggagctgctgctgagcgacgcggcggcggcgcggggccggcgggcgcagctggagctggaggcGCGGGCGGCCTTCCTGCGCTTCATGGCCTGCGCCCTGCGGGGCTACCGCTCCTTCCTGCGCCCCATcgcccccgcgcccgcccccgccggccgCGACGCCGGCAGCCTCTTCGCCCTGCAGG gGTTCCTCAAGTCGCGGGAGCGGGCGTACCACCGCTTCTACGGGCAGCTGCTGCGCACGCAGCTCTTCACCCAGTTCATCGAGGACTGCTCCTTCGCCAGCGACCGCGACCCCTGCCTCGAGTTCTTCGACACCTGTGTGGACAAG GTGCAGGCGGAGCTGGAGAAGCCGGAGGACACGCCGCTGATGGAGCTGGATGACCCCCGGGGGGGCGAGCACACCGTCTTCATCACCCCCCCCGAGCAGCCAGCGGGGCCTGACGGCACCGAGTTGCCGGCGCGGTACCG CTATGACGGGTTCCCCACCCTGCGCCCCGAGCTCCTGGAGCCCCCCCGGGACCCGCTGGTGGCCCAGCTGTGCCAGGCCAGGAGCAGTGCCCCCagcagcccggccccgcgcagGACCAAGCAG GAGATGAAGGTGGCTCAGCGTGTGGCCCAGAAGTACTCCTCGGTGCCCGACATGTGGGCCAAGTGCTTGCTGGGCCACTGCTACGGGCTCTGGTTCCTCTACCTGCCCACCCACGTCCGCGCCGCCCCCGCCAAGCTGCGGGCCCTCCAGCTGGCCTACGACGTCCTGCGCAAGATGGAGGCTCACAAGGTGGTGCTGCCGGACGAG gttTGCTACCGCATCCTGATGCAGCTCTGCGGGCAGTACGGGGAGCCCGTGCTGTCGGTGcgggtgctgctggagatgaAGCGCGCCGGCATCGTGCCCAACACCGTCACCTACGGCTACTACAACAAG GCCGTGCTGGAGAGCAAGTGGCCGGCGGGCACCCAGGGCGGGCGCCTGCGCTGGGCCAAGCTCCGCAACGtcgtgctgggggctgcccagTTCCGGCAGCCCCTGCGGCAGCGGGAACGCcgggctgccgccgccgccgcccccccag GCGGCCCAGCCCCCCCGGCGCCCCGTCCCAGCCTGCAGCGCCAAACCACCTGGGCCGGGCGCAGCCtgcgggacccccccccggccccccggctGGTGAAGAGCGGCAGCCTCAGCTTCCCCGGGGGCACCCACCACGGCGAGGGGCGGCCGGGGGAGCCCCCAGTTACCCGGCCCCCCACTCTTCCCGCAGCCCCAGACCCGCTGCCCCCCCGGCTGCGGGGTGCCCCCGGCTCGGCCGACGGGAGCCTGTCGGACGTCAGCTTCGCCACGGACGAGAGCGACCGGGCGgacgaggggctggggggcggcgggggggcggcggcggggggcacgCCGCGACGGGGGCTGGCCgccaagctgcagcagctgctgtcccCGGGCAAGCGGCCCTCGCTCCGGCCGGCCGCCAGCGCCGAGCTCCCCACCGGCCCCCGGGatgccgccgccgcctgcccgcGCCGGGGCTCCGAGCAGCGGGACGGGGaccccccgccgcgccgcagCCCTGCCGAGACCCTGCTGCGCCCCCGGGAGCGCCCCGAATCCACCGCCTCCGAG agctcCGTGTCGCTGGGCAGCGAGCTGGACCTGTCGGACACGTCGGTGGGCAGCGCCGGCGTCCCCAAGTCCTCCGAGCCGGCGGCCGACGGGGCAACCGGGCAGGAGCCGCCGGCCGTGGAG GTCCTGCTGTCCAGCTGCTCGCGGTGCCAGGGCTGCGGCGCGCTGGTGTACGACGAGGAGGTGATGGCTGGCTGGACCTCGGACGACTCCAACCTCAACACCACCTGCCCCTTCTGCGGCCGCTCCTTCGTCCCCTTCCTCAGCATCGAGATCCAGGACTTCCAGCTGCCCCCCAG agcccccccattCCCATCCCCCCCCCCTCTGCCACGCAGCGCTGCCGAGGacggctccctccctcctcctggcGCGCAGGGACCGGTGCTCAGCGACCGCCGCCGCTGCCTGGCGCTGGACGAGGCCGGACCGGAGCTCTGCAACGGCTGCGCGGACGCGGCG GTGCCGCGGCGGTCGGAACGGGTGGCTTTCGCCTACCTGAGCCCGTTGGTGTTGCGGAAAGAGCTGGAAAGTTTGGTGGAGAACGAAGGGGGCGAGTTCCTGGCGCAGCCGGAGCTGGTGGACAGTCACCCCATCATCTACTGGAACCTCGTCTGGTACTTCCAGCGCCTGGAGCTACCCAGCAACCTCCCCCGCCTGCTCCTGGGCTCACAGCACgtcgccccggccccgcag GCGCAGCCCCCCGACTCCCCCTGCGTCCGCGTCCGGCTGCTCTGGGACGTCCTGGCCCCCGAGCCCGACGCCTGCCCCCCGCTCTACGTCCTCTGGCGCCTTCACA GTAACGTCCCCACCCGGCTGCGGTGCTGGCGGCCCCACGGCCACCCCTTCTCGCTGCCCTTCCTGGAGGCCGTGCTGAGCCACGTGGGGCTGAGCGAGGTGCACAAGGCCATCGCCCTCTTCCTCGAGGCGCTGGCAGCCCCGGGTGGCCCCTGGCACCTGCAGAG GAGCATCTACCGGGAGATCCTCTTCCTCACGCTGGCGGCGCTGGGCAGGGAGCACATGGACATCG CCGCCTTCGACAAGAAGTACAAGTCGGCCTACAACAAGCTGGCGGGGAGCCTGGGCAAGGAGgagctgcggcggcggcgggcgcagcCCCCCAGCTCCAAAGCCATCGACTGCCGCAAGAGCTTCGGGGCCACCCTCGAGTGCTAG
- the CREB3L4 gene encoding cyclic AMP-responsive element-binding protein 3-like protein 4 isoform X2 — MEPEPPDGPFPEPPRPGSEPPCEGWRPPEDGGSDAEELLWLTVNPNVVCGLGGHLTSPGGHCSQDTGPEPPQPDEPPTVTLYEVVCDLSTPLHGGGGPMALDDWLCPALLPTSCITNELPAAPLPAHGAALRLSEEEKRLLAQEGVTLPGTLPLTQAEERILKKVRRKIRNKQSAQDSRRRKKEYLDLLESRAAACSAQNRELRERVQELEKRNGSLLRQLRALITPTSNKAAQTGTCVLILLLSLGLILFPSYSPFRRGSDRPTGVISRNILTREELLGPAGEAPFPALRGEEPGPAPADGAERGHGDGRAPPGRELGTNSSGWAPPGDAGAATRGHGEEM, encoded by the exons ATGGAACCGGAGCCCCCGGACGGGCCCTTCCCcgagcccccccgccccggctccgAGCCGCCCTGCGAGGGCTGGCGGCCCCCCGAGGACGGC GGGAGCGACGCCgaggagctgctgtggctgaCGGTGAACCCCAACGTCGTCTGCGGCCTGGGTGGCCACCTCACCTCCCCGGGTGGCCACTGCTCCCAGGACACCggcccagagcccccccagcctGACGAGCCCCCCACCGTCACCCTCTACGAGGTGGTCTGCGACCTCAGCACCCCCCtgcacggcggcggcggccccatGGCGCTGG ACGACTGGCTCTGCCCCGCGCTGCTCCCCACCTCCTGCATCACCAACGagctgcccgccgcccccctgCCCGCCCACGGCGCCGCC CTGCGCCTGAGCGAGGAGGAGAAGCGGCTGCTGGCGCAGGAGGGGGTGACGCTGCCTGGCACCCTGCCCCTCACCCAG GCTGAGGAGAGGATCCTGAAGAAGGTGAGGAGAAAGATCCGGAACAAGCAGTCGGCCCAGGACAGCCGGCGGAGGAAGAAGGAGTACCtggacctgctggagagcag GGCGGCCGCCTGCTCGGCCCAGAACCGGGAGCTGCGGGAGAGAGtccaggagctggagaagcGCAACGG GTCCCTGCTGCGGCAGCTGCGGGCGCTGATCACGCCGACGTCCAACAAGGCGGCCCAGACCGGCACCTGCGTCCTG atcctgctcctctccctgggACTCATCCTCTTCCCCAGCTACAGCCCCTTCCGCCGGGGCAGTGACAGACCCACCGGAG TGATTTCCAGAAACATCCTGACCcgggaggagctgctgggaccGGCTGGAGAAGCCCCGTTCCCCGCGCTGCGGGGGGAAGAGCCAGGACCGGCACCCGCAGACGGAGCCGAGCGGGGGCACGGGGACGGGAGGGCCCCCCCCggcagggagctgggcaccAACTCCTCAGGCTGGGCCCCCCCGGGGGATGCGGGGGCAGCGACACGGGGACACGGGGAAGAGATGTGA
- the SLC39A1 gene encoding zinc transporter ZIP1, with the protein MAAGTGAEELAWSPGMAAQPPPGLEAKLGSLVLLLLLPLGCGLAPLCCFRQPPSSADARSPALSLVSCFAGGVFLGTCLLDLLPDYLASISAALEGLRVTLQFPLPEFILAMGFFLVLVLEQVALAQRELSPSVPEETRALLPTGTIQTPPVQPPAAAGARGAVRAGALVLALALHAVLEGLALGLQEAEGAVLRVCLALLLHKCAVAFSLALKLLRGRLRPPAVATALALFAMMSPLGVGLGTAVAAGAGPRQRLCRGVLEGLAAGTFLYVTFLEILPQELGVPQHRVPKVILLLAGFALVTAILFIKI; encoded by the exons ATGGCGGCAGGAACCGGGGCGGAGGAGCTGGCCTGGAGCCCCGGGATGGCGGCGCAGCCCCCGCCCGGCCTGGAGGCGAAGTTGGGTTCgttggtgctgctgctgctgctgcccctcgGCTGCGGCCTCGCCCCGCTCTGCTGCTTCCGACAGCCCCCCAGCTCCGCCG ACGCCCGCAGCCCGGCGCTCAGCCTGGTGAGCTGCTTCGCCGGCGGCGTCTTCCTGGGCACCTGCCTGCTCGACCTCCTGCCCGACTACCTGGCCAGCATCAGCGCGGCGCTGGAGGGGCTGCGTGTCACG ctgcagttcCCCCTGCCCGAGTTCATCCTGGCCATGGGCTTCTtcctggtgctggtgctggagcAGGTCGCGCTGGCGCAGCGGGAGCTCTCCCCGTCCGTCCCCGAGGAGACGCGGGCGCTTCTCCCCACGGGCACCATCCAGACCCCCCCGGTGCAgccccccgcggcggcgggcgcgcgcGGGGCGGTGCGTGCCGGGGCGCTGGTGCTGGCGCTGGCGCTGCACGCCGTGCTCGAGGGGCTGgcgctggggctgcaggaggccGAGGGGGCCGTGCTGCGCGTttgcctggccctgctgctccaCAAGTGCGCCGTGGCCTTCAGCCTCGCGCTGAAGCTGCTGCGCGGCCGCCTGCGCCCGCCCGCCGTCGCCACCGCCCTGGCTCTCTTCGCCATGATGTCGCCCTTGGGCGTCGGGTTGGGgacggcggtggcggcgggcgcggggccgcggcaGAGGCTCTGCCGGGGGGTGCTGGAGGGGTTGGCTGCCGGCACCTTCCTCTACGTCACCTTCCTGGAGAtcctgccccaggagctgggcGTCCCCCAGCATCGCGTCCCCAAGGTCATCCTGCTCCTCGCCGGCTTCGCCCTCGTCACCGCCATCCTCTTCATCAAGATCTGA
- the CREB3L4 gene encoding cyclic AMP-responsive element-binding protein 3-like protein 4 isoform X1, which produces MEPEPPDGPFPEPPRPGSEPPCEGWRPPEDGGSDAEELLWLTVNPNVVCGLGGHLTSPGGHCSQDTGPEPPQPDEPPTVTLYEVVCDLSTPLHGGGGPMALDDWLCPALLPTSCITNELPAAPLPAHGAALRLSEEEKRLLAQEGVTLPGTLPLTQAEERILKKVRRKIRNKQSAQDSRRRKKEYLDLLESRAAACSAQNRELRERVQELEKRNGSLLRQLRALITPTSNKAAQTGTCVLVRHTHRGANAGVPRHRSGTHASVPPRQILLLSLGLILFPSYSPFRRGSDRPTGVISRNILTREELLGPAGEAPFPALRGEEPGPAPADGAERGHGDGRAPPGRELGTNSSGWAPPGDAGAATRGHGEEM; this is translated from the exons ATGGAACCGGAGCCCCCGGACGGGCCCTTCCCcgagcccccccgccccggctccgAGCCGCCCTGCGAGGGCTGGCGGCCCCCCGAGGACGGC GGGAGCGACGCCgaggagctgctgtggctgaCGGTGAACCCCAACGTCGTCTGCGGCCTGGGTGGCCACCTCACCTCCCCGGGTGGCCACTGCTCCCAGGACACCggcccagagcccccccagcctGACGAGCCCCCCACCGTCACCCTCTACGAGGTGGTCTGCGACCTCAGCACCCCCCtgcacggcggcggcggccccatGGCGCTGG ACGACTGGCTCTGCCCCGCGCTGCTCCCCACCTCCTGCATCACCAACGagctgcccgccgcccccctgCCCGCCCACGGCGCCGCC CTGCGCCTGAGCGAGGAGGAGAAGCGGCTGCTGGCGCAGGAGGGGGTGACGCTGCCTGGCACCCTGCCCCTCACCCAG GCTGAGGAGAGGATCCTGAAGAAGGTGAGGAGAAAGATCCGGAACAAGCAGTCGGCCCAGGACAGCCGGCGGAGGAAGAAGGAGTACCtggacctgctggagagcag GGCGGCCGCCTGCTCGGCCCAGAACCGGGAGCTGCGGGAGAGAGtccaggagctggagaagcGCAACGG GTCCCTGCTGCGGCAGCTGCGGGCGCTGATCACGCCGACGTCCAACAAGGCGGCCCAGACCGGCACCTGCGTCCTGGTACGGCACACGCACCGCGGCGCCAACGCCGGCGTCCCCCGGCACCGCTCGGGGACACACGCTTCTGTCCCTCCCCGGCAgatcctgctcctctccctgggACTCATCCTCTTCCCCAGCTACAGCCCCTTCCGCCGGGGCAGTGACAGACCCACCGGAG TGATTTCCAGAAACATCCTGACCcgggaggagctgctgggaccGGCTGGAGAAGCCCCGTTCCCCGCGCTGCGGGGGGAAGAGCCAGGACCGGCACCCGCAGACGGAGCCGAGCGGGGGCACGGGGACGGGAGGGCCCCCCCCggcagggagctgggcaccAACTCCTCAGGCTGGGCCCCCCCGGGGGATGCGGGGGCAGCGACACGGGGACACGGGGAAGAGATGTGA
- the CREB3L4 gene encoding cyclic AMP-responsive element-binding protein 3-like protein 4 isoform X3 — protein sequence MFPPGMPRGPPRGRGARPLYRSQASGGGTWRGSSRIPEILVRSPGSGRRRLHNGGTELRLSEEEKRLLAQEGVTLPGTLPLTQAEERILKKVRRKIRNKQSAQDSRRRKKEYLDLLESRAAACSAQNRELRERVQELEKRNGSLLRQLRALITPTSNKAAQTGTCVLVRHTHRGANAGVPRHRSGTHASVPPRQILLLSLGLILFPSYSPFRRGSDRPTGVISRNILTREELLGPAGEAPFPALRGEEPGPAPADGAERGHGDGRAPPGRELGTNSSGWAPPGDAGAATRGHGEEM from the exons ATGTTCCCCCCCGGGATGCCCCGTGGTCCCCCCCGGGGGCGGGGAGCCCGGCCCTTGTACCGGTCTCAGGCTTCGGGGGGCGGGACTTGGCGGGGCTCATCCAGGATCCCGGAGATCCTGGTGCGCAGCCCCGGGAGCGGGCGGAGGCGGCTGCACAACGGGGGAACCGAG CTGCGCCTGAGCGAGGAGGAGAAGCGGCTGCTGGCGCAGGAGGGGGTGACGCTGCCTGGCACCCTGCCCCTCACCCAG GCTGAGGAGAGGATCCTGAAGAAGGTGAGGAGAAAGATCCGGAACAAGCAGTCGGCCCAGGACAGCCGGCGGAGGAAGAAGGAGTACCtggacctgctggagagcag GGCGGCCGCCTGCTCGGCCCAGAACCGGGAGCTGCGGGAGAGAGtccaggagctggagaagcGCAACGG GTCCCTGCTGCGGCAGCTGCGGGCGCTGATCACGCCGACGTCCAACAAGGCGGCCCAGACCGGCACCTGCGTCCTGGTACGGCACACGCACCGCGGCGCCAACGCCGGCGTCCCCCGGCACCGCTCGGGGACACACGCTTCTGTCCCTCCCCGGCAgatcctgctcctctccctgggACTCATCCTCTTCCCCAGCTACAGCCCCTTCCGCCGGGGCAGTGACAGACCCACCGGAG TGATTTCCAGAAACATCCTGACCcgggaggagctgctgggaccGGCTGGAGAAGCCCCGTTCCCCGCGCTGCGGGGGGAAGAGCCAGGACCGGCACCCGCAGACGGAGCCGAGCGGGGGCACGGGGACGGGAGGGCCCCCCCCggcagggagctgggcaccAACTCCTCAGGCTGGGCCCCCCCGGGGGATGCGGGGGCAGCGACACGGGGACACGGGGAAGAGATGTGA